One Sodalinema gerasimenkoae IPPAS B-353 DNA segment encodes these proteins:
- a CDS encoding addiction module protein: MLTLKQIISEATALPDSDKAILIEKVMESMTEQLEAEPLREGVKIAQERLAELDEGTVQTIPGDVALAQVRQLFGR, from the coding sequence ATGTTAACTCTAAAGCAAATTATTTCAGAAGCCACCGCCTTACCGGATTCAGACAAAGCGATTTTGATTGAAAAAGTCATGGAAAGTATGACGGAGCAACTGGAGGCTGAGCCGTTAAGAGAAGGAGTCAAGATAGCTCAAGAACGCCTTGCTGAACTGGATGAGGGAACGGTGCAAACCATTCCGGGAGATGTGGCGTTGGCTCAAGTTCGGCAACTCTTCGGACGGTGA
- a CDS encoding protein-arginine deiminase family protein, protein MKRRYWLAMAIAFLLIVNAHRLTGGLFPEQLVPPELLSRLETSVDDLSLEDVTDSLPTPSGQSKDPILLYGDTNRNGIVSQDDDVEGRDRWSWKAGMLLPFNQDDDNLNGVPDWQNSRPIDFRRDRELALLRLQVPKPWQDSPIFLHANHAARPYLRAFQRTHQGWIPIDLTGQTSLIGSGDLVLGMEATEFAHQDWNGFAVVTAFIPDGDEIVQRDRIAMRVTPWLMQSNLAQPERVFVSPRPNSRFLPQLQEEIEAKNLDLTTDSGQILWMQDTMEIGFMQFPSRGQLHVIPAVLNGIRSSRIDGFARTLLDRDFGWFSVAAPRSLPEAYSWIDWYGNLEVSPPLPGYPWGRIYYGVANDYSLHPELLDFLDAQQLQTPAVALDTSWLYIGHVDEIVSFIPDGKGSFLALVNSPGAGVEFLEDLAEQGQGDTTLARGLSGQATINQLLANESLIDHNRQLQQDHLNPILDTLKREFQLTDDRIRLVPSLYRPLGDAIFPNLVNLLVLGDRLIVPDPHGAIIDGGDRLQELFLELIEGTGLSVAFLDDTEYHELKGNIHCATNVLRKGSEQAFWTALPDPIKP, encoded by the coding sequence ATGAAACGACGGTATTGGCTGGCGATGGCGATCGCCTTTCTCCTGATTGTCAACGCTCATCGCCTGACTGGGGGGCTATTCCCCGAACAACTCGTCCCCCCTGAACTCCTCTCCCGCCTCGAAACTTCCGTCGATGACCTGTCCCTCGAAGACGTCACCGACTCTCTCCCCACCCCCTCAGGTCAGTCAAAAGACCCAATTCTCCTCTATGGTGACACCAACCGCAATGGAATTGTCAGCCAAGACGACGATGTGGAGGGCCGCGATCGCTGGTCTTGGAAAGCGGGAATGCTGCTTCCGTTTAACCAAGACGATGACAACCTCAACGGCGTCCCCGACTGGCAAAACAGCCGTCCTATCGACTTCCGGCGCGATCGCGAACTGGCCCTGCTGCGTCTACAGGTTCCCAAACCTTGGCAAGACTCCCCCATCTTCCTCCATGCCAACCACGCCGCACGCCCTTACTTACGTGCCTTTCAGCGCACCCATCAGGGTTGGATTCCCATTGACTTAACCGGACAAACCTCCCTCATCGGCAGCGGTGACCTGGTATTAGGGATGGAAGCCACGGAATTCGCCCACCAAGACTGGAACGGCTTTGCCGTCGTGACTGCCTTTATCCCCGATGGTGACGAGATTGTCCAACGCGATCGCATCGCCATGCGCGTCACCCCCTGGCTGATGCAATCTAACCTGGCCCAACCCGAACGAGTGTTCGTCAGTCCCCGGCCCAACAGTCGCTTCCTCCCCCAACTGCAAGAGGAAATCGAGGCCAAAAACCTCGATCTAACCACCGACTCCGGTCAAATCCTCTGGATGCAAGACACCATGGAAATCGGTTTCATGCAGTTTCCCAGTCGCGGCCAACTCCATGTCATCCCCGCCGTCCTCAACGGGATTCGCAGTTCCCGCATTGATGGCTTTGCCCGAACCCTCTTAGACCGAGACTTTGGCTGGTTTTCCGTCGCCGCACCCCGGTCCCTCCCCGAGGCCTACTCCTGGATTGACTGGTATGGCAACCTAGAAGTCTCCCCACCCCTTCCCGGCTATCCCTGGGGACGCATTTACTACGGCGTTGCCAACGATTACAGCCTCCATCCTGAACTGTTGGACTTTCTCGACGCGCAACAACTCCAGACCCCCGCTGTGGCCCTGGATACCTCCTGGCTGTACATCGGTCATGTGGATGAAATTGTCAGCTTCATCCCTGACGGAAAGGGGTCATTTCTGGCCCTCGTCAACTCCCCAGGGGCCGGCGTGGAGTTCCTCGAAGATTTAGCCGAACAGGGACAAGGGGATACCACCCTGGCCCGAGGCTTAAGTGGACAAGCCACCATCAACCAGCTATTAGCCAATGAGTCCCTGATTGACCATAACCGCCAACTCCAACAAGACCATCTCAACCCAATTTTGGATACCCTGAAACGAGAGTTTCAACTCACTGATGACCGCATTCGTCTCGTTCCCTCCCTCTACCGTCCTCTGGGGGATGCCATCTTCCCCAACTTGGTCAATTTGCTAGTTTTGGGCGATCGCCTGATTGTACCCGATCCTCACGGGGCAATCATCGATGGGGGCGATCGCCTACAAGAGCTATTTTTAGAACTCATTGAGGGAACCGGATTAAGCGTCGCCTTCCTCGACGATACGGAATATCATGAACTTAAAGGGAACATCCACTGTGCTACGAATGTTCTGCGTAAGGGGTCAGAACAAGCCTTTTGGACGGCGTTACCCGATCCCATCAAACCCTAA
- a CDS encoding histidine phosphatase family protein: MATTVILVRHGQSTYNLEQRMQGRCDKSVLTPAGQDSARLVGRALQGVSLNALYCSPLARARETAEIVCSQHSQDLHPTPSDLLLEVDLPLWEELRRDEVKERFADDYRRWKQEPHNFSMEIPTDDGGVRSHFPVPALRDQAQQFWQSLLSQHSGQTIAVVAHNGINRCLISTALGIGADQYQVIQQSNCNISVLRFAGGLEDIVQLESMNQVGHLGGDPFPDLRPGHQGARILLVRHGETQWNRESRFQGQIDVPLNDNGRAQGRRVAEFLKSTPIGFAVTSPMLRPKETAQLILEHHPQVSLAENEELREISHGLWEGKLEAEIQAEYGDLLDQWKVTPETVQMPDGENLDQVWQRAKTAWDAIVQTYADRQETGIVVAHDAVNKAILCNLFGLGPEHFWNFKQGNGCVSVIDYPRGSAGHPVLQSSNITAHLSDGVFDQTAAGAL; this comes from the coding sequence CTGGCTACTACCGTCATCTTAGTTCGTCACGGACAAAGCACCTATAACCTAGAGCAGCGGATGCAAGGACGCTGCGACAAATCCGTTCTCACCCCCGCCGGACAAGACTCGGCCCGACTCGTGGGACGCGCCCTACAAGGCGTTTCTCTCAATGCCCTCTATTGTAGCCCCCTCGCTCGCGCCCGAGAAACCGCCGAAATTGTCTGTTCACAGCATTCTCAGGACTTACACCCGACCCCCTCCGACTTACTCCTAGAAGTTGACCTCCCCCTCTGGGAGGAACTGCGACGCGATGAAGTCAAAGAACGCTTCGCCGACGACTATCGCCGCTGGAAACAGGAACCCCATAACTTCTCCATGGAGATTCCCACAGACGATGGGGGAGTGCGATCGCACTTTCCGGTTCCGGCCCTGCGCGACCAAGCCCAACAATTCTGGCAATCCCTCCTCAGCCAACATTCCGGGCAAACCATCGCCGTCGTCGCCCACAATGGCATCAACCGCTGTCTCATCTCCACCGCCTTAGGCATTGGGGCCGACCAGTACCAGGTTATCCAACAGTCTAACTGCAACATCTCCGTCCTGCGCTTCGCCGGTGGCCTAGAGGACATCGTACAACTTGAGTCCATGAACCAAGTGGGACATCTCGGCGGTGACCCCTTCCCCGATCTGCGTCCCGGTCATCAGGGGGCCCGCATTCTCCTGGTACGTCACGGGGAAACCCAATGGAACCGGGAATCCCGCTTCCAAGGGCAAATCGATGTCCCCCTCAACGACAACGGTCGCGCCCAAGGTCGACGAGTCGCCGAGTTCCTTAAATCAACCCCCATCGGATTCGCCGTCACCAGTCCCATGTTGCGGCCCAAAGAAACGGCCCAACTCATTCTGGAACATCACCCCCAGGTCAGCCTCGCCGAAAACGAGGAACTACGAGAAATTAGTCACGGACTCTGGGAAGGGAAACTCGAAGCCGAAATCCAAGCCGAATATGGCGACCTTCTCGACCAATGGAAAGTTACCCCAGAAACCGTACAAATGCCCGATGGGGAAAACCTAGACCAAGTCTGGCAACGGGCTAAAACCGCCTGGGATGCCATTGTCCAGACCTATGCTGACCGACAAGAAACCGGGATTGTCGTGGCCCATGACGCGGTCAACAAAGCCATTCTCTGTAACCTCTTTGGCCTCGGTCCTGAACATTTCTGGAACTTCAAACAGGGCAACGGTTGCGTCAGTGTCATCGACTATCCCAGGGGATCAGCCGGTCATCCTGTGCTGCAAAGCTCTAACATCACCGCTCATCTGAGTGATGGGGTGTTTGACCAAACCGCTGCCGGAGCCTTGTAA
- a CDS encoding dynamin family protein yields MNPTLPQCQNLDTQVQTLVQLQNAEATLPSQDTATIRTSLNKAISPRFEIVFAGAFSAGKSMLINALLERELLYSAQGHATGTECYIEYEPDPTQERVELTFLSQVEIRQQIGELSQLLAISEMGDLSDTQQLDKLSQMSQGIWEAEGGESRTERAKQAKLLEQLILGWQANRDRIDTVNNATYSMAQLNANSLDEASQYARRSQNSSVLKKINYYCHHPLLEDGNVIIDTPGIDAPVKKDAKIAYDKIEHPDTSAVICVFKTAANGELTTEETQLLERIQKSPGIRDRVFYAFNYIDATWYDDQLRNRLEYQIKSQFRGGDRIYKTSALLGFYGSQIRQASPENHWGLDSIFANTPSTFDQQELTPKFVFEFNRYFSTPGRLSRTRFPSTPAISNADSEKEQYQQILNTYGQELIEQLVRDSGIQEFRREITRYLMEDRRPQLFEALANDLRPLCIELRNYYIHTWKELESQPQEIDTIKEQQVQQLNKELKQIGDDFKDHVTTYLNESIADKNNTSYERDFRQLQKQMLQKLDDLIEEFSVGETYKLAQKSHPEHAVVPMMAILVEAFYTLANQLKAVLVNASEELVANYFFQLRESIHNAEFYNKLYRFLGNDASIDQNLSRLEERVRDFVVGQAGYECDTYVRETPEFYGENTVPNFQLRQTLQQACRSQDYEGMVAAEPAIRQLLQVDFEKKVKNTVIRRFRTVLNSILNERLFQMANEQSQTILSQYELARTNLAKTLDREAEAKLERNRQYQAEVQENIEQYNEAIQGINGCLEEMSLGRVKLPPVQEADLQIFTPTTMISEDIAEVEGDLEVAPSEAERVTEETVVETPETTFPIPDEDVNFSSFGDG; encoded by the coding sequence ATGAACCCAACCCTTCCCCAATGCCAAAATCTGGATACTCAGGTGCAAACCCTAGTTCAACTCCAGAATGCTGAAGCCACACTCCCCAGTCAGGATACTGCAACAATCCGCACCTCCCTTAATAAGGCCATCTCCCCCCGCTTTGAAATTGTCTTTGCGGGGGCATTTAGTGCCGGGAAATCGATGTTGATTAATGCACTTCTAGAGCGAGAACTACTTTACAGCGCCCAGGGTCACGCCACGGGGACGGAATGCTACATTGAATATGAGCCAGATCCAACTCAGGAACGAGTTGAGTTAACCTTTCTCAGCCAGGTGGAAATTCGCCAACAAATTGGGGAGTTGAGTCAACTGCTGGCCATTTCTGAAATGGGTGATTTGAGTGATACCCAGCAACTGGATAAACTCAGCCAAATGTCTCAAGGCATCTGGGAGGCTGAAGGGGGTGAAAGTCGAACGGAACGGGCGAAACAGGCGAAGTTATTGGAACAGCTTATTTTGGGTTGGCAGGCCAATCGCGATCGCATTGATACGGTCAACAATGCTACCTACTCGATGGCCCAACTCAACGCTAACAGCCTGGATGAAGCCTCCCAATATGCCCGGCGTAGTCAAAATAGTTCGGTTCTCAAGAAAATCAACTATTACTGTCATCATCCTCTCCTCGAAGATGGCAATGTCATTATTGACACGCCGGGAATTGATGCTCCGGTTAAAAAAGATGCTAAAATCGCCTATGACAAGATTGAGCATCCTGACACGTCTGCGGTAATCTGTGTGTTTAAAACCGCAGCTAATGGGGAGTTGACGACCGAGGAAACTCAGTTATTGGAGCGGATTCAGAAGAGTCCGGGGATTCGCGATCGCGTCTTTTATGCCTTCAACTATATCGATGCAACTTGGTATGATGACCAACTGCGGAATCGCCTGGAATACCAGATTAAATCGCAATTCCGAGGGGGCGATCGCATTTATAAAACCAGTGCCTTGCTCGGCTTCTACGGCAGTCAAATTCGCCAAGCCAGTCCCGAGAACCATTGGGGACTCGATAGCATTTTTGCCAACACTCCCTCTACCTTTGATCAACAAGAACTGACCCCAAAATTCGTTTTCGAGTTTAACCGCTATTTCTCCACTCCTGGACGCTTATCTCGGACCAGGTTTCCCAGCACCCCAGCCATTAGTAACGCCGACAGCGAGAAAGAGCAATATCAGCAAATCCTTAACACCTATGGACAAGAACTGATTGAACAACTGGTTCGCGACAGTGGGATTCAGGAGTTTCGGCGAGAAATTACTCGCTACCTCATGGAAGACCGCCGTCCCCAACTCTTTGAAGCACTCGCCAATGACCTGCGGCCGCTTTGCATTGAACTCCGCAACTACTATATCCATACTTGGAAGGAGTTAGAAAGCCAACCCCAAGAAATTGACACCATCAAAGAGCAGCAGGTTCAACAACTCAACAAAGAACTCAAACAGATTGGTGACGATTTCAAAGACCATGTCACCACCTATCTCAATGAGTCCATCGCCGACAAAAACAACACCAGCTATGAGCGGGACTTCCGCCAGTTGCAAAAGCAGATGTTGCAAAAGCTCGATGACTTGATTGAAGAGTTCTCCGTTGGCGAAACCTACAAACTGGCTCAAAAAAGTCACCCCGAACATGCTGTTGTTCCCATGATGGCAATTTTAGTTGAAGCCTTTTATACCCTGGCCAATCAACTCAAAGCCGTTTTAGTCAACGCCTCGGAAGAGTTAGTCGCCAACTATTTCTTCCAACTTCGGGAAAGTATCCATAATGCCGAGTTTTACAATAAACTCTATCGTTTCCTCGGCAATGATGCCTCAATTGACCAGAATCTCTCGCGACTGGAGGAGCGGGTTCGGGATTTTGTCGTCGGACAAGCGGGGTATGAATGTGATACCTATGTTCGGGAAACTCCAGAATTTTATGGAGAAAACACCGTTCCTAACTTCCAACTGCGTCAAACTCTACAACAAGCCTGTCGTTCCCAAGATTATGAGGGGATGGTAGCGGCGGAACCGGCGATTCGTCAACTGTTGCAAGTGGATTTTGAGAAAAAGGTCAAAAATACGGTCATTCGTCGCTTTCGTACGGTTCTAAACAGCATTCTCAATGAGCGGCTGTTTCAAATGGCCAACGAACAATCCCAGACCATTTTATCTCAGTATGAATTGGCGCGGACGAATCTGGCGAAAACCCTAGACCGGGAGGCGGAAGCGAAACTGGAACGGAATCGTCAATACCAGGCGGAGGTTCAGGAGAACATTGAGCAATATAATGAGGCGATTCAGGGGATTAACGGCTGTCTGGAGGAAATGAGTCTCGGCCGTGTGAAACTCCCGCCAGTTCAGGAAGCGGATTTACAGATTTTCACGCCAACGACGATGATATCAGAGGATATCGCTGAGGTTGAGGGGGATTTGGAAGTGGCTCCTTCTGAAGCTGAGCGAGTTACTGAGGAGACGGTGGTTGAAACGCCTGAAACCACGTTCCCCATTCCCGATGAGGATGTGAACTTCTCCAGTTTCGGCGACGGCTAA
- a CDS encoding adenylate/guanylate cyclase domain-containing protein — protein MVTWKSTPHLILRTESGPRYLALSGNNCWTFGRSDENQFTIPDRWVSRAHAMLQQTDLGEFYLIDLGSRNGSFINGRRVSVPVRLNNGDRLTLGQTEMMFYAPTHVHAEVEESDTEDSGATAVLSVRRLISVMVVDIRDFTVLTRQLDERMLSEVIGTWFRHAGNIIRESGSWVDKYIGDAVMAVWFHTPQGEGDGVSKEELLRVCQALGELHHMTRELSDRYPLPFPLRIGAGVNTGYAMVGNTGSGDRPDYTALGDTVNAAFRLESATKELRKDVALGSTTYRYLSVIRASENVFEEHEVALKGYDTPTVTYAGNFNDLDAFLRLSYQEIQV, from the coding sequence GTGGTGACTTGGAAATCTACCCCCCATCTCATCTTGCGGACTGAATCGGGACCGCGTTATCTTGCCCTTTCGGGTAATAACTGCTGGACGTTTGGACGTAGTGATGAGAATCAGTTTACCATTCCAGACCGCTGGGTATCTCGGGCCCATGCGATGCTTCAGCAAACAGATTTAGGCGAGTTTTATTTGATTGACTTGGGGAGCCGCAATGGTTCCTTTATTAATGGACGACGGGTGAGTGTGCCGGTTCGTCTCAATAACGGCGATCGCCTGACGCTGGGGCAGACGGAGATGATGTTTTATGCTCCAACTCATGTTCATGCGGAGGTGGAGGAGTCGGATACGGAGGACTCTGGGGCGACGGCGGTGTTGTCGGTGCGCCGCCTGATTTCGGTGATGGTGGTGGATATTCGTGATTTTACGGTGTTAACTCGCCAACTCGACGAGCGGATGCTGTCCGAGGTGATTGGCACGTGGTTTCGTCATGCGGGGAATATCATTCGTGAGTCGGGCAGTTGGGTGGATAAGTATATTGGCGATGCGGTGATGGCGGTGTGGTTTCATACGCCTCAGGGGGAAGGGGATGGGGTGAGTAAAGAAGAGTTATTGCGCGTCTGTCAGGCTCTCGGGGAGCTGCATCACATGACGCGGGAGTTGAGCGATCGCTATCCCTTGCCCTTTCCGCTACGGATCGGGGCTGGGGTGAATACGGGGTATGCCATGGTGGGCAATACAGGCAGTGGCGATCGCCCAGATTATACGGCTCTAGGAGATACGGTGAATGCGGCGTTCCGCCTGGAGTCGGCGACGAAGGAACTGCGCAAGGATGTAGCCCTGGGATCGACCACCTATCGGTATTTGAGTGTGATTCGGGCTAGTGAGAATGTGTTTGAGGAGCATGAGGTGGCGTTGAAGGGCTATGATACCCCCACGGTGACCTATGCTGGCAATTTTAATGATCTCGATGCCTTCCTGCGGCTGAGTTACCAGGAAATTCAGGTCTAG
- the psbU gene encoding photosystem II complex extrinsic protein PsbU produces the protein MKRLVRLFAVVCVCVGLLGWVAPLQPALANEGVGLKNSFDAKLDTEFGKKIDINNTNVRAFRKYRGMYPTLAGLIVQNAPYEKVEDVLNIPSLSERQKQVLQENLKYFTATDPEAFLNEGDDRINNGIY, from the coding sequence ATGAAACGATTGGTTCGTCTATTTGCAGTTGTCTGTGTCTGTGTGGGCTTGCTCGGTTGGGTTGCTCCCCTACAGCCTGCCCTGGCCAATGAAGGGGTTGGGCTGAAAAACTCCTTTGATGCCAAACTGGATACGGAATTTGGGAAAAAGATTGACATCAACAACACCAATGTCCGCGCCTTCCGCAAATATCGCGGCATGTATCCGACCCTAGCGGGCCTGATTGTTCAGAACGCCCCCTATGAGAAGGTGGAAGATGTGCTGAACATTCCCAGCCTCAGCGAGCGTCAGAAGCAGGTTCTGCAAGAGAATCTCAAGTATTTCACGGCGACCGATCCTGAGGCCTTCCTCAATGAAGGAGATGATCGCATCAACAACGGAATTTACTAA
- the nadB gene encoding L-aspartate oxidase: MTNSAAASRTPRPPLSLQFDAIVVGAGAAGLYSALCLPSSLRVGLLTKDDLPLSASDWAQGGIAAAIAPDDSPILHVEDTLKAGAGLCDEAAVRFLAEQAPACVRSLVTLGVAFDRHRDDLALTLEAAHSRRRVLHAADTTGRAVVSTLSRQVAGRDNITALSNVFVLDLWLDESGCCRGVCVLYEEKITWVQARAVILATGGGGQVFAKTTNPSVSTGDGVAIAARAGALLRDLEFVQFHPTALTLPEAPRFLISEAVRGEGAHLVDDAGRRFAFDYHPDGELAPRDVVSRAIFSYLQSTGADPADSHVWLDCRPIAPDQLQRRFPNILSVCRRWGIDPAQEPIPVAPAAHYWMGGIATDLQGRTSIPGLYAVGETASTGVHGANRLASNSLLECLVFGAELAQLELLPPVSVTATPHVKTLPLEISLASEGLEEIRHDLPRLLWKSAGICREAASLQEAIAQVQEWKQLETEFPLAQQMQHLRPMQGYCLSSGAATWLLEWGELRNLLEVAELILKSAAFRCESRGGHYRSDFPQMRSQWTGHTLIQGERLWCSDIAIED, translated from the coding sequence ATGACCAACTCAGCGGCGGCCTCAAGGACTCCTCGTCCTCCGTTATCTTTGCAGTTTGATGCGATCGTGGTGGGGGCTGGTGCGGCTGGATTGTATTCTGCCCTCTGTTTGCCTTCATCGTTACGGGTTGGTTTGTTGACAAAGGATGATTTACCCCTGTCAGCGAGTGATTGGGCCCAGGGAGGAATTGCGGCGGCCATTGCCCCGGATGATTCCCCGATACTCCATGTGGAGGATACTCTCAAGGCGGGGGCCGGACTCTGTGATGAGGCGGCGGTGAGGTTTTTGGCGGAACAGGCTCCGGCTTGTGTGCGATCGCTGGTGACGTTAGGGGTGGCCTTCGATCGCCATCGTGATGATTTGGCCTTAACCCTAGAGGCGGCCCATTCCCGGCGGCGAGTGCTTCATGCGGCGGATACGACAGGGCGGGCGGTGGTGAGTACCCTCAGCCGTCAGGTAGCTGGGCGAGACAATATTACGGCCTTATCCAATGTCTTTGTGTTGGATCTCTGGCTAGATGAGTCGGGCTGTTGTCGTGGGGTTTGTGTACTTTATGAAGAAAAAATTACGTGGGTGCAAGCCCGGGCAGTGATTTTGGCGACTGGGGGAGGGGGGCAGGTGTTTGCGAAGACCACCAATCCTTCGGTGAGTACGGGGGATGGGGTGGCGATCGCCGCTCGGGCGGGGGCCCTACTGCGAGATCTAGAGTTTGTGCAGTTTCACCCCACAGCGTTAACGCTCCCCGAGGCGCCGCGCTTCCTGATTAGTGAGGCGGTACGGGGGGAAGGGGCCCATTTGGTTGACGATGCCGGACGACGCTTTGCCTTTGATTATCACCCGGATGGGGAGTTAGCTCCTCGGGATGTGGTGAGTCGGGCGATTTTTAGCTATTTACAAAGCACAGGGGCCGATCCGGCGGATTCTCATGTCTGGTTGGATTGTCGCCCCATTGCCCCAGACCAGTTACAGCGTCGCTTCCCCAATATCTTGAGCGTGTGCCGCCGTTGGGGCATTGATCCAGCTCAGGAGCCGATTCCTGTTGCCCCGGCGGCTCATTATTGGATGGGTGGAATTGCCACGGATTTGCAAGGGCGTACCTCGATTCCGGGACTCTATGCGGTGGGGGAAACGGCGAGTACGGGAGTTCATGGGGCTAATCGCTTAGCGAGTAATTCTCTGTTGGAATGTTTGGTGTTTGGGGCTGAATTGGCCCAGTTAGAGCTACTTCCCCCGGTATCGGTGACGGCGACCCCTCATGTTAAGACGCTCCCTCTGGAGATATCGCTAGCTTCTGAGGGATTAGAGGAGATTCGCCATGATTTACCCCGACTGCTTTGGAAAAGTGCCGGGATTTGTCGTGAGGCGGCGAGCTTGCAGGAGGCGATCGCTCAGGTGCAGGAGTGGAAGCAGTTAGAGACAGAATTTCCCCTGGCTCAGCAGATGCAACATCTCAGACCCATGCAGGGCTATTGCTTGTCCTCGGGGGCGGCTACCTGGCTGCTGGAGTGGGGGGAATTGCGTAATTTGTTAGAGGTGGCCGAGTTGATTCTCAAAAGTGCGGCGTTTCGTTGTGAGAGTCGGGGGGGCCATTATCGTAGTGACTTTCCGCAGATGCGATCGCAATGGACAGGACATACCCTGATTCAGGGAGAGCGTTTGTGGTGTAGTGATATAGCAATCGAAGATTGA
- a CDS encoding HNH endonuclease, with translation MEPTPRIIFPPQVRRYVYERDNFTCVACGKTHQEAQLTIDHIIPVSKGGSHDLSNLQTLCFTCNRLKSNYADPRFRRRYSD, from the coding sequence ATGGAACCGACACCCCGCATTATTTTTCCCCCACAGGTTCGCCGTTATGTCTATGAACGGGATAATTTTACCTGCGTCGCCTGTGGGAAGACTCACCAGGAGGCTCAATTGACCATTGACCATATTATTCCGGTCTCGAAGGGGGGGAGTCATGATTTAAGTAATCTGCAAACTCTCTGTTTTACGTGTAATCGCCTCAAAAGTAATTATGCAGACCCCCGGTTTCGCCGTCGTTATAGCGATTGA
- a CDS encoding dihydroorotase (Catalyzes the reversible hydrolysis of the amide bond within dihydroorotate. This metabolic intermediate is required for the biosynthesis of pyrimidine nucleotides): MTGVESVGQQAPQSLVIRRVRVVDPISECDRVLDVWLDEGRIEQMGVDLESVPADCPELEAQGLILAPGLVDLYSYSAEPGFEDRETFADLRRSALAGGYTRLALLAQQDELVDGAAGVAQLRALATQPSTPQPQCYVWGNLTQGREGEQMTELLELKQSQVIGFADGRPLNNSLLLRRILEYGQGLSLPIALYGCDRRLMGSGAARDSADSLRLGLPPIPASAETTAVSMILELVAELGTPVHLMRLSTARAVELVAAAKAQGHPISASTPWTHLIWDTRDLQEYDSNLHLDPPLGTPSDRQALREAVKSGTIDAIAIRNPERSPGPTRSRKKWYHRRDRRRSLPLYL; this comes from the coding sequence ATGACGGGTGTGGAGTCCGTAGGGCAACAGGCGCCTCAGTCTCTGGTCATCCGCCGTGTTCGCGTGGTCGATCCCATCTCCGAGTGCGATCGCGTCCTCGATGTTTGGTTGGACGAGGGACGCATTGAACAGATGGGGGTTGACCTAGAGTCAGTTCCCGCAGACTGTCCTGAACTGGAGGCGCAGGGCCTAATCCTCGCCCCCGGTTTAGTGGATTTATATAGCTACAGTGCCGAACCAGGTTTTGAAGACCGGGAGACCTTTGCTGACTTGCGGCGCTCGGCCTTAGCTGGGGGCTACACGCGCCTGGCCCTGTTGGCGCAACAGGATGAGTTAGTGGACGGTGCTGCTGGAGTCGCGCAACTGCGGGCCCTGGCGACCCAACCCTCAACCCCCCAGCCTCAATGTTACGTTTGGGGAAATCTCACCCAGGGACGCGAGGGGGAACAAATGACCGAACTCCTGGAGTTGAAACAGTCCCAGGTCATCGGGTTCGCCGATGGTCGTCCCCTCAACAACTCGTTGCTGCTGCGGCGTATTTTGGAATATGGACAAGGGTTAAGCCTCCCCATTGCTCTCTATGGCTGCGATCGCCGTCTCATGGGGTCAGGAGCGGCCCGAGACAGTGCCGATAGCCTGCGCTTAGGACTTCCCCCCATCCCCGCCAGCGCAGAAACCACCGCCGTCTCGATGATTTTGGAATTAGTGGCGGAATTGGGAACCCCAGTCCATCTGATGCGCCTCTCCACCGCCCGGGCTGTGGAACTGGTGGCCGCCGCCAAAGCTCAGGGCCATCCCATTAGCGCCAGCACTCCCTGGACTCACCTCATTTGGGATACCCGCGACTTACAGGAGTATGACTCGAACTTACATCTTGACCCACCCTTAGGAACCCCGAGCGATCGCCAGGCCCTACGAGAAGCCGTAAAAAGTGGTACCATCGACGCGATCGCCATTAGGAACCCCGAGCGATCGCCAGGCCCTACGAGAAGCCGTAAAAAGTGGTACCATCGACGCGATCGCCGTCGATCACTGCCCTTATACTTATGA
- a CDS encoding type II toxin-antitoxin system RelE/ParE family toxin — translation MNYEFHPAALQEYAEAVQFFAQYNQQQNFIDTIENCIFRIISAPERWPVIEGNIRRCLTPKFSYFILYKVYSERVVIVAVMSCRRDPDYWKSRLES, via the coding sequence GTGAATTATGAGTTTCACCCAGCCGCCCTGCAAGAGTATGCGGAAGCCGTGCAATTTTTTGCTCAGTATAACCAACAGCAAAATTTCATCGATACTATAGAAAATTGCATTTTTCGTATTATTAGTGCTCCGGAACGCTGGCCCGTTATTGAGGGAAACATTCGTCGGTGTTTGACTCCGAAGTTTTCCTATTTTATCTTGTACAAAGTCTATTCTGAGCGAGTCGTGATTGTTGCAGTTATGAGTTGTCGTCGCGATCCAGACTATTGGAAGAGTCGCCTGGAATCGTAA